The following are from one region of the Methylophilus sp. DW102 genome:
- a CDS encoding SMP-30/gluconolactonase/LRE family protein: MKKRLITCLLGAVLATAANASWADINDVRANLNKLHLPDGFQIDVYAEVPGARQMALGTNGNVYVGTRGNHVYAVVDKNKDHKADQVVSILDDLKVGNGVAMVDGHLYVAEQHRITRYAAPDFDLTLPFKAMREVVYEQLPDKAHHGWRYLAVGPDNKLYVTIGAPCNICDPTGHEASIIRMNADGSHVETFAKGVRNSVGMDFQPDTQTLFFTDNGVDLLGPDIPHDELNAAPKAGLHFGFPYYAGGDTRDPNWKNKTPPAEVTKPVAEFQAHSANLGFKFYTGKQFPDEYQGNAVIAQHGSWNRKVPVGYQLVRVTFDAQHQVKETKPFIDGWLTADGEVWGRPTDVLQLADGSLLVSDDYNGVIYRVSYTGKADASGVNANTANTLSGFAMPESVFASPDGTLYVSEIGEFGKAGDGKITRIAADGTRTALAEGLNDPKGLDLFNGQLYVADNDRVVRIDTSNGKQTVVAAASAFPQKPVFLNDIEIDGLGNVYVSDSGDDNGKGAGIFKLTPEGKVTQVLKANAGIKRPNGLLMDGPNRLLVADFGTGKLFSVQLGGSKPVVTLLNQGFGGADGLIRDAYGMLYVSDWAGGNVWQLSDPKATPQRIIQGYQSAADISLSADGKSLLIPDMKAGLLYRLPIH; the protein is encoded by the coding sequence ATGAAAAAAAGATTAATCACCTGCCTGTTGGGCGCCGTGCTCGCGACAGCGGCGAATGCATCCTGGGCAGATATCAATGATGTACGTGCCAATTTAAACAAACTGCATCTGCCGGATGGCTTTCAGATTGATGTGTATGCCGAGGTGCCGGGGGCCCGCCAGATGGCGCTGGGCACCAATGGCAATGTGTATGTCGGTACACGTGGCAACCATGTGTATGCCGTCGTCGATAAAAACAAAGATCACAAGGCTGACCAGGTGGTCAGCATTCTGGACGATCTCAAGGTTGGCAATGGCGTCGCCATGGTGGATGGCCATTTATATGTCGCCGAGCAGCATCGCATCACACGCTATGCCGCCCCAGACTTTGACCTCACGCTGCCGTTTAAGGCCATGCGTGAAGTCGTGTATGAGCAACTGCCGGACAAGGCGCATCACGGTTGGCGCTATCTGGCGGTGGGGCCGGACAACAAGCTATATGTGACCATAGGCGCGCCATGCAATATCTGCGACCCGACAGGTCACGAGGCCTCAATTATCCGCATGAATGCCGATGGCAGTCATGTGGAAACGTTTGCCAAAGGCGTGCGTAACTCGGTCGGCATGGATTTTCAGCCAGACACCCAAACCCTGTTTTTCACTGACAATGGCGTCGATCTGCTCGGACCAGACATCCCGCATGACGAACTTAACGCAGCACCTAAAGCCGGGCTGCACTTTGGCTTTCCCTATTATGCAGGTGGCGATACACGCGATCCCAACTGGAAAAACAAAACGCCGCCCGCTGAGGTGACCAAGCCTGTTGCAGAATTCCAGGCGCACAGCGCCAATCTGGGCTTCAAGTTTTACACAGGCAAGCAATTCCCTGACGAGTATCAGGGCAATGCGGTGATTGCCCAGCATGGCTCGTGGAACCGCAAGGTGCCGGTTGGCTACCAGTTGGTGCGCGTGACTTTTGATGCTCAGCACCAGGTCAAGGAAACCAAGCCATTTATTGATGGCTGGCTCACCGCGGATGGCGAAGTCTGGGGCCGCCCGACGGATGTGTTACAGCTTGCGGATGGTTCGTTGCTGGTCTCGGACGATTACAATGGCGTGATTTACCGGGTGAGCTACACCGGCAAAGCAGATGCGTCAGGCGTGAACGCCAACACCGCCAACACACTGAGCGGATTCGCCATGCCTGAATCCGTTTTTGCCAGCCCGGACGGCACCCTATATGTGTCTGAAATCGGTGAATTTGGTAAAGCGGGCGATGGCAAAATCACGCGCATTGCGGCCGACGGCACGCGTACCGCACTGGCAGAAGGCCTGAATGACCCCAAAGGGCTGGATCTGTTTAACGGCCAACTGTATGTGGCGGATAATGATCGCGTGGTACGGATTGACACCAGCAACGGCAAGCAGACCGTAGTCGCTGCCGCCAGTGCCTTCCCACAAAAACCAGTGTTTCTGAACGATATCGAGATTGATGGCCTAGGCAATGTCTACGTCTCTGACAGTGGCGATGACAACGGCAAGGGCGCGGGGATTTTCAAACTCACGCCTGAGGGTAAGGTCACGCAAGTGCTCAAAGCCAATGCCGGGATCAAACGCCCCAATGGTTTGCTCATGGATGGCCCTAACCGTTTGCTGGTCGCAGACTTTGGCACAGGCAAATTGTTCAGTGTTCAACTGGGTGGCAGCAAGCCGGTAGTGACGCTACTGAACCAGGGCTTTGGCGGCGCAGATGGCCTGATCCGCGACGCCTACGGCATGCTGTATGTGAGTGACTGGGCGGGCGGCAACGTCTGGCAACTCAGTGACCCCAAAGCGACGCCGCAACGCATCATCCAGGGCTATCAGTCGGCAGCCGATATCAGCCTCTCCGCGGATGGCAAATCACTACTGATCCCCGACATGAAAGCCGGCTTGCTCTATCGTCTGCCCATTCATTAA
- a CDS encoding AraC family transcriptional regulator — translation MNNECWHAHDKERTISLLSALTPKEGFTLTALDGVKLMRWNRSIARSPVFYEPSIVFVCQGRKVGYLGGEVYQYNPQQFLILSVPLPFESETIASPDEPLLAISIRINLSVISELLMSLEHTTPMQVNGKSGIISTALDKQLSNAVVRLLECLQSKTEAAVLGQAIIREIHYRLLTSAQSSAILAAHSTHSNLGRISKALRLIHAEYANALNVDTLAAVSAMSVPSFHAAFRDVTATSPIQYLKKTRLHKARLLMVQDGMNATLAATKVGYESASQFSREFKRMFGRSPMEEVSAVRSALITSPGEFIGNQRDYAYVTVQQ, via the coding sequence ATGAATAATGAATGCTGGCATGCACACGATAAGGAACGGACTATTTCTCTGCTCTCGGCACTGACACCAAAAGAGGGATTTACCCTGACCGCACTCGATGGCGTCAAACTCATGCGCTGGAACCGGTCGATTGCACGCAGCCCAGTGTTTTACGAACCCAGTATTGTGTTCGTCTGCCAGGGCAGAAAAGTGGGTTACCTCGGCGGTGAGGTCTACCAGTATAACCCGCAGCAGTTTCTGATTCTGTCCGTGCCGTTGCCGTTTGAAAGCGAAACCATCGCCTCCCCAGACGAGCCACTGCTGGCCATTTCTATCCGTATCAACTTATCGGTGATCTCAGAGTTATTAATGAGTCTGGAGCACACAACGCCGATGCAGGTGAATGGCAAAAGCGGCATTATTTCTACTGCGTTGGACAAACAACTCTCCAATGCGGTGGTGCGATTGCTGGAGTGCCTGCAATCAAAAACGGAGGCTGCCGTGCTTGGCCAGGCGATTATCCGCGAGATTCATTATCGGCTGCTCACCTCGGCGCAATCTTCTGCCATCCTGGCCGCGCATAGCACGCACAGCAATTTGGGCCGCATCAGCAAAGCCTTGCGCCTGATTCATGCCGAATATGCCAACGCCCTCAATGTGGACACTCTGGCGGCGGTCTCTGCCATGAGTGTGCCGTCGTTTCATGCCGCCTTTCGCGATGTCACGGCCACTTCACCTATCCAGTATTTGAAAAAAACACGGCTGCACAAAGCCAGGTTGTTGATGGTGCAAGACGGTATGAATGCCACGCTGGCGGCGACCAAGGTGGGGTATGAGAGTGCTTCGCAGTTTAGCCGTGAGTTCAAGCGCATGTTTGGCCGCAGCCCGATGGAAGAGGTGAGTGCAGTCCGTAGTGCCTTGATCACTTCACCAGGGGAATTTATTGGCAATCAACGGGACTATGCTTATGTGACCGTTCAGCAATAG
- a CDS encoding NAD(P)-dependent alcohol dehydrogenase, whose product MKTAAYGVQNATSPVAPMSIDRREPGPNDVLIDIEYCGICHSDIHQARNEWGGGSLYPMVPGHEIVGRVRQVGPQVSKFKPGQLVGVGCMVDSCRHCEACDEGEEQYCDHTVFTYNAKDPKHGGLTFGGYAERITVDEHFVVSVPENLDTKAVAPLLCAGITLYSPLKHWQVQPGQKVGIVGLGGLGHMGVKLAAAMGAHVVMITTSASKAADATKLGAHEVLISTQAEDLAKHASSFDLIIDTVPVAHDLNPYIGLLKRDKTIVLVGPLDPVDVHGANLITQRRHVAGSLIGGIAETQEMLDFCGKHNIVSDVEMIDANYINDAYERMLKSDVKYRFVIDINSMKA is encoded by the coding sequence ATGAAAACTGCAGCCTACGGCGTACAAAATGCAACCTCGCCCGTTGCCCCTATGAGTATAGACCGCCGGGAGCCCGGTCCTAACGATGTGCTCATCGATATCGAGTACTGCGGGATTTGCCATTCGGATATTCACCAGGCGCGCAATGAATGGGGTGGCGGTTCACTTTATCCCATGGTGCCAGGACATGAAATTGTCGGCCGCGTGCGGCAGGTCGGCCCGCAAGTGAGCAAGTTCAAGCCTGGGCAATTGGTGGGGGTCGGTTGCATGGTGGATTCGTGCCGTCACTGTGAGGCCTGCGATGAAGGCGAAGAGCAATACTGTGACCACACGGTATTCACTTACAACGCCAAAGATCCCAAGCATGGCGGCCTGACCTTTGGTGGCTATGCCGAGCGGATTACCGTTGATGAACACTTTGTGGTCAGCGTGCCGGAAAACCTGGATACCAAAGCCGTGGCTCCCTTGCTCTGTGCCGGCATTACCTTGTATTCGCCATTGAAACACTGGCAGGTGCAGCCCGGCCAGAAAGTCGGCATTGTCGGCCTGGGCGGCTTGGGGCATATGGGGGTTAAATTGGCGGCCGCGATGGGCGCGCATGTGGTGATGATCACCACTTCGGCCAGCAAGGCGGCTGATGCGACCAAGCTGGGGGCGCATGAGGTGCTGATCTCCACACAAGCCGAAGACCTGGCCAAGCATGCTTCCAGTTTTGATTTGATTATTGACACGGTGCCGGTTGCCCATGACCTGAACCCTTACATTGGCCTGCTCAAGCGGGATAAAACCATCGTGCTGGTCGGTCCGCTGGACCCGGTTGACGTCCATGGCGCCAACCTGATCACGCAACGCCGTCATGTCGCCGGGTCACTGATAGGCGGCATTGCCGAAACCCAGGAAATGCTGGATTTCTGTGGCAAACATAACATCGTCAGCGATGTCGAGATGATCGATGCCAACTATATCAATGATGCTTACGAGCGCATGCTCAAGAGTGATGTGAAATATCGTTTTGTGATTGATATCAATTCCATGAAAGCTTAA
- a CDS encoding FlxA-like family protein, with translation MSISISMSAVSTQMTSTASTSGSSQSAIEALQKKLTSLQKDLKEVINTQSKEGQAKAKLIQLQIEATQAQLDQLIRQKQETAEKQKQTEGSSTFNQNNQAPAKQKLSMIDEYV, from the coding sequence ATGTCCATTTCTATTTCGATGTCCGCTGTGAGCACTCAAATGACCAGTACAGCCAGCACGAGCGGCAGCAGCCAGTCGGCCATAGAAGCACTGCAGAAAAAGCTGACCTCTCTGCAAAAAGACCTGAAGGAAGTGATTAATACGCAATCGAAAGAAGGGCAGGCCAAAGCCAAGCTCATCCAATTGCAAATCGAGGCGACGCAAGCACAACTGGACCAACTTATCCGGCAAAAACAGGAAACGGCAGAAAAGCAGAAGCAGACAGAAGGCTCGTCAACGTTCAACCAGAACAATCAGGCGCCTGCCAAGCAGAAACTCTCAATGATAGACGAATATGTTTAA
- a CDS encoding MarR family transcriptional regulator, translating into MLLLKELPTSKSLEKFVTRYPGTDITAISDFVSILRAASDISTALDALLARHGLLQGRWWVLVLLMRQDDLTSSPSELADKAGVTKATMTGFIDGLEREGLVSRFMDTSDRRKFLIRLSVAGQQKLDEVMPDYVQCVTQFMNVLAKAQRDTLIADLATLASRVDLIK; encoded by the coding sequence ATGTTGCTGCTCAAAGAGTTACCCACCTCCAAAAGCCTGGAAAAGTTTGTGACCCGCTATCCTGGCACAGACATTACAGCGATTTCTGACTTTGTCAGTATTTTGCGCGCCGCGTCGGATATTTCGACGGCGCTGGATGCGTTATTGGCCAGGCATGGCTTGCTGCAAGGACGCTGGTGGGTACTGGTGTTGCTGATGCGGCAGGATGACCTGACTTCTTCGCCTTCAGAACTGGCCGACAAAGCTGGCGTGACCAAGGCCACCATGACGGGTTTCATTGACGGGCTGGAGCGTGAGGGCCTGGTGTCGCGCTTTATGGATACCAGCGACAGGCGCAAATTCCTGATCCGGTTGTCGGTGGCTGGGCAACAAAAACTCGATGAAGTCATGCCGGACTATGTGCAATGCGTCACCCAGTTTATGAACGTCCTGGCCAAGGCACAAAGAGACACCCTGATTGCGGATTTGGCGACATTGGCCAGCCGCGTCGATTTGATTAAATAA
- a CDS encoding efflux transporter outer membrane subunit yields the protein MSLPFTSTLTVLSPRQLWPVARSAVWLLALLLNGCLSSQGIAPVSQPLLQDQLALGKTISEAPVMAWPTEHWWYVYGDAQLNRLIEKSLHDHPDLKKATARIAVTTAMAEQAHAATLPNLGGKVSSSRERFTELSFIPKPWAGRFNWNNQATVDMTYNLDLWKQQKSAWLAALDETRVADAEMQQVKIELTAAIVKSEIQLAAEYQWRDLAQDELDDLRHEIAIAQKALAAGLNTQLALSRLEARLPAAQNKLVLIDLHLTLLKNQMAALSGEGPGAGESITRPTLHLSASVGLPDHLPANLVGRRPDMVAARWRVEAAQKHIQSAKAAFYPNINLLGYVGFQGLAFASLFSSAGLVGNLGPAMTLPLFDGGRRRANLSAETALYDMAVEDYNATLLKALERISSQLSVMQTVEAEMTNTRQALDKSEQTHRLALKNYRAGLSNRVESLQTNLLVLQQKNVLVEQEAARLEAYAALMLALGGGVMEEAHATQARP from the coding sequence ATGTCTCTGCCTTTCACCTCAACACTGACTGTTTTGTCGCCGCGTCAGCTCTGGCCGGTTGCGCGCAGTGCGGTCTGGCTCTTGGCGCTGTTGCTCAATGGATGTCTCAGCAGTCAAGGCATTGCGCCCGTGTCGCAGCCACTGCTACAGGATCAGTTAGCGCTGGGTAAAACCATTTCGGAGGCGCCTGTCATGGCGTGGCCCACCGAGCACTGGTGGTATGTCTATGGGGATGCACAGCTCAACCGTCTGATTGAGAAAAGTCTGCATGACCATCCTGACCTCAAAAAAGCGACGGCACGAATAGCCGTAACCACCGCTATGGCCGAGCAGGCCCATGCCGCCACCTTGCCCAACCTTGGCGGTAAAGTCAGCTCTTCACGCGAGCGGTTTACCGAGTTGAGCTTTATCCCCAAGCCGTGGGCAGGTCGCTTTAACTGGAACAACCAGGCGACCGTAGACATGACCTACAACCTGGACCTGTGGAAACAGCAGAAATCGGCGTGGCTGGCGGCACTGGATGAAACGCGGGTGGCGGACGCCGAAATGCAGCAGGTCAAGATTGAGCTCACGGCGGCGATAGTCAAAAGTGAGATCCAGCTTGCGGCCGAATATCAATGGCGCGACCTGGCACAAGACGAGCTGGACGATTTGCGTCACGAGATTGCTATTGCCCAAAAGGCCCTGGCGGCCGGACTCAATACCCAACTCGCCCTGAGTCGTCTGGAGGCGAGGCTACCAGCGGCGCAGAACAAACTGGTATTGATAGACTTGCACCTGACCTTGCTCAAAAACCAGATGGCGGCACTAAGCGGCGAGGGGCCTGGCGCGGGCGAAAGCATTACCCGCCCGACCTTGCATTTGTCCGCCAGCGTTGGCCTGCCTGACCACTTGCCCGCTAACCTGGTTGGCCGTCGCCCGGATATGGTAGCGGCCAGATGGCGGGTGGAGGCGGCACAGAAGCATATACAGAGTGCCAAAGCCGCGTTTTACCCGAATATCAATTTGCTGGGCTATGTCGGCTTTCAGGGACTTGCGTTTGCGAGTCTGTTTTCCAGTGCCGGTCTGGTGGGTAATCTGGGCCCAGCCATGACATTGCCGCTGTTTGATGGCGGCCGTCGACGCGCCAATCTGTCCGCCGAAACGGCCTTATATGACATGGCAGTGGAGGACTACAACGCCACGCTGCTGAAGGCACTTGAGCGCATCTCCAGCCAGTTGTCGGTCATGCAAACGGTAGAGGCTGAAATGACAAATACCCGGCAAGCCCTGGACAAGAGCGAGCAGACCCATCGGCTGGCGCTGAAAAACTACCGCGCCGGACTCAGTAACCGGGTCGAGAGCCTGCAAACCAATCTGCTGGTCTTGCAGCAAAAAAACGTGCTGGTCGAACAGGAGGCCGCGCGCCTGGAGGCGTATGCGGCACTGATGCTGGCCTTGGGTGGCGGCGTGATGGAGGAGGCGCATGCAACGCAGGCACGCCCTTAG
- a CDS encoding FUSC family protein, with protein sequence MQRRHALRQGWHALAAGIAILGHGGRWLAICAQQAGLDWYRQDFPLIGYLFKYLLASWLALWLALKMEMDQPATALLTVVIVMHFRSGMVITKSYYRLIGTGIGILFSLLLVASFAQDRFPFFIAAALWIGLCTAGSLVYRNFQSYGFVLAGYTLCIVGLPATLTPWHTFQIASTRMSEIGVGLLSASLVSELVLPQRLWETIQAVVRGKFRDFSLLLGQGEAAGLNQPVLKFMQDLYQLESFRASAQFETDDARVHSTTINQLNLQFMAVSTTYIVFQRLQQRLQRSGCKHDAEALQELMQPLATAVLSKGQPAISAPELTQLQQAVAAYQQAFATAFQRQRQALSILPEGQLLTFESGAALLQRLAAELAAYLDTYVLLVANPRKRQVASREFAAAQLQMHIDWLPVAIAATRGALTLLVLAVLWMTIDWPSGILAMTLGVITSTLFAGSPTPMATLRQFTLGVVLGIVLVYLSNVFWLTAAHDYVMLCIVIAPAILLTAWLIARPATALVGAGLGIAYFLMVGFNQALGDLPVRYFNDSIALMIALAVSAILFSLTDYAASPWARRRLLAQLRGLVVEACLNTTMTAAAFEMRARDLIQRSGDLHRPQAADSVHVAEALCAALEMGHAVLALRTAAVALPAQPQRLVQHTLLLVAHDYKQPSRKHQQQVLQWLDHFLVWLQGGEYAQSLSPTQVQKLVTQLHFVRLVIDTEMPALSPRSL encoded by the coding sequence ATGCAACGCAGGCACGCCCTTAGGCAAGGTTGGCACGCGCTGGCGGCTGGCATTGCAATACTTGGCCACGGGGGGCGGTGGCTGGCCATCTGTGCGCAACAGGCCGGACTAGACTGGTACCGGCAGGATTTCCCGCTCATCGGATATTTGTTCAAGTATTTGCTCGCCTCTTGGCTGGCCTTATGGCTGGCTTTGAAAATGGAAATGGACCAGCCGGCGACGGCGCTCTTGACGGTGGTGATCGTCATGCATTTTCGCTCGGGCATGGTAATCACCAAGAGTTACTACCGGTTGATCGGCACGGGCATTGGTATCCTGTTTTCATTGCTACTGGTAGCCAGTTTTGCGCAGGACCGGTTCCCGTTTTTTATCGCGGCTGCGCTTTGGATAGGCTTGTGCACGGCGGGATCGCTGGTTTACCGCAACTTTCAATCTTATGGCTTTGTGCTGGCCGGTTACACACTGTGTATTGTCGGCTTGCCAGCCACGCTGACGCCCTGGCACACCTTTCAAATTGCCTCAACGCGCATGTCAGAAATCGGGGTGGGCTTGCTTAGTGCCAGCCTGGTGAGCGAGCTGGTGCTGCCGCAGCGCCTGTGGGAAACCATTCAGGCCGTGGTGCGTGGCAAGTTCCGTGATTTCAGTCTGTTGCTTGGGCAGGGCGAAGCTGCTGGCCTGAATCAGCCCGTGCTCAAGTTTATGCAAGACCTGTATCAACTGGAGTCTTTCCGGGCTTCGGCGCAATTTGAAACCGATGATGCGCGCGTGCATAGCACCACGATTAACCAGCTTAATCTGCAGTTTATGGCGGTTTCAACCACCTACATCGTCTTTCAGCGCCTGCAACAGCGGCTGCAGCGCAGTGGATGCAAGCATGATGCCGAGGCTTTGCAGGAGTTGATGCAACCCCTGGCGACGGCGGTGTTGAGTAAAGGACAACCCGCCATAAGTGCGCCAGAGCTGACGCAATTGCAACAGGCCGTTGCTGCGTATCAGCAAGCGTTTGCTACCGCGTTTCAGCGGCAGAGGCAGGCCTTGTCGATTCTGCCTGAGGGACAGCTGCTGACATTCGAGAGTGGGGCAGCGTTGTTGCAACGTCTGGCCGCCGAATTGGCCGCTTATCTGGACACCTATGTGTTGCTGGTGGCCAATCCGCGCAAGCGGCAAGTGGCCAGCCGCGAGTTTGCAGCCGCGCAGTTGCAAATGCATATTGACTGGTTGCCGGTGGCAATTGCCGCGACACGTGGCGCACTCACCTTGCTGGTGCTGGCCGTGCTCTGGATGACCATAGACTGGCCTTCCGGCATCCTGGCCATGACCCTGGGGGTGATTACCAGCACCTTGTTTGCGGGCAGCCCGACGCCGATGGCTACCTTGCGCCAGTTTACGCTTGGCGTGGTACTGGGCATTGTGCTGGTTTACCTGAGCAATGTGTTCTGGCTGACGGCGGCACACGACTACGTCATGTTGTGCATCGTGATTGCCCCGGCCATTTTGCTGACGGCCTGGCTCATTGCCCGGCCTGCCACCGCACTTGTCGGGGCTGGGCTGGGCATTGCCTACTTTTTAATGGTTGGCTTTAACCAGGCGCTGGGTGATCTGCCGGTCAGATATTTCAATGATTCGATTGCACTCATGATTGCGCTGGCGGTGTCCGCCATCCTGTTCAGCCTGACTGACTATGCCGCCAGCCCCTGGGCCAGGCGCCGCTTGCTGGCGCAATTGCGCGGGCTAGTGGTGGAGGCTTGCCTGAATACCACCATGACCGCGGCGGCGTTTGAAATGCGGGCACGCGACCTGATCCAGCGCTCGGGCGACCTGCATAGACCACAAGCGGCAGACAGCGTCCACGTCGCAGAGGCATTGTGTGCGGCGCTGGAGATGGGCCATGCCGTACTGGCCTTGCGCACGGCGGCGGTGGCGTTGCCTGCGCAGCCGCAGCGATTAGTGCAACATACACTGTTGCTGGTCGCACACGACTACAAACAGCCCAGCCGCAAACATCAGCAACAGGTCTTGCAATGGCTGGATCACTTTTTGGTCTGGTTGCAAGGCGGTGAATATGCGCAGAGCTTGTCGCCGACGCAAGTGCAAAAGCTGGTAACGCAGTTACATTTTGTCCGGCTGGTGATCGACACCGAAATGCCTGCGCTCAGCCCTAGGTCCTTATGA
- a CDS encoding DUF1656 domain-containing protein, whose amino-acid sequence MWHAWIPRELTFLDAHVPTLFVAFLLAAVVVWQLDQWLAAWAIYERLWYPALFRVALFFGLFSLFGLMVY is encoded by the coding sequence ATGTGGCATGCATGGATTCCGCGTGAACTGACATTTCTGGATGCACATGTGCCGACGTTGTTCGTCGCCTTTTTGCTCGCCGCCGTGGTGGTCTGGCAGCTAGATCAATGGCTGGCCGCATGGGCGATTTACGAGCGGCTCTGGTACCCGGCGCTGTTTCGGGTGGCGCTGTTTTTTGGCTTGTTTTCGCTGTTTGGCTTAATGGTGTATTGA
- a CDS encoding biotin/lipoyl-binding protein, which yields MQTQRIWMKVTTGVLRAGITLGIAVAAGWLAYTLWVRYTDYPWTRDGRVRADVVNIAPDVAGLVTTVPVHDNQYVHQGDVLFRIDPLHYAHALAEAKAVAQQRKSLWEMKQQQALRRAHLDDEVISRENREDTDLGALAAKAEYEGALAQVEKIKLDLERTVVRSPVDGWVSNLLVRPGDFAQVGAAKLAVIDQHSFWVYGYFEEHKLSMIKPGDAADVQLLGSHTTLKGHVESIAHGITDRDNPTDVRLLANVNPTFNWVRLAQRIPVRIRLDQIPAGLTLVAGMTCSVVINP from the coding sequence ATGCAAACGCAACGTATCTGGATGAAAGTCACCACAGGCGTGCTACGCGCAGGGATCACGCTAGGCATTGCCGTGGCGGCTGGCTGGTTGGCTTACACGTTGTGGGTGCGTTATACCGACTACCCATGGACACGGGATGGCCGCGTGCGCGCCGATGTGGTGAATATTGCCCCGGATGTGGCCGGGCTGGTGACGACGGTGCCAGTGCACGATAACCAGTATGTGCATCAAGGCGATGTGCTATTCCGCATAGACCCCCTGCATTATGCGCATGCCCTGGCCGAAGCCAAGGCCGTGGCCCAGCAGCGCAAATCGCTATGGGAGATGAAGCAGCAACAAGCCTTACGCCGGGCCCATCTGGATGATGAAGTCATTTCTCGCGAGAACCGTGAAGATACCGATTTGGGGGCGTTGGCGGCCAAAGCAGAATATGAGGGCGCGCTCGCCCAGGTCGAGAAAATCAAGCTGGACCTGGAACGTACCGTGGTGCGCTCCCCCGTGGATGGCTGGGTGTCGAACCTGCTGGTTCGGCCCGGCGATTTTGCCCAGGTCGGGGCGGCCAAGCTGGCAGTCATCGACCAGCACTCGTTCTGGGTCTATGGATATTTTGAGGAACACAAACTGAGCATGATCAAGCCGGGTGACGCAGCCGACGTGCAGTTGCTGGGCAGCCACACCACGCTCAAGGGGCACGTGGAAAGCATTGCCCACGGCATTACCGACCGCGACAACCCTACCGACGTGCGCCTGCTGGCCAATGTCAACCCGACCTTTAACTGGGTGCGGCTGGCACAACGCATCCCGGTGCGTATCCGGCTGGATCAGATTCCGGCAGGCCTGACGCTGGTTGCAGGCATGACGTGTTCGGTGGTCATCAACCCCTAG
- a CDS encoding calcium:proton antiporter, which produces MLKEKPPQGLWSLLISILAYLALAQADKVITLGQPESLIIAVLFVLLIINLAFQLSFQVEYVAERLKEPYGTMILTISAVIIEVVIIVMMLSHTSSTTLARDAIYSAVMLDINGILGLCAIVGGIKYGEVEYNVNSGNTYIVMIMTALGISMALPAFLPPEHWRVYSMFTIVTMSVFYALFLKMQTGRHRNYFSYRDQHQAMLEQGQPVPVISTNVKFSILYILAGIVTIGFLSEEMSLHMDAGLTGSGVPPIVAAIVVAIIAASPEVLTALKAAVNDRMQTVVNIALGATLSTVILTVPVIEAIALIEDRQLIVGLSPTQMVMTFLTLIVATINLHDGETNAIEGMTHFVLFMAFAMLASLGM; this is translated from the coding sequence ATGCTTAAAGAAAAACCGCCCCAGGGACTGTGGTCCCTGCTCATTTCCATTCTCGCTTATCTGGCGCTGGCGCAAGCCGACAAAGTCATCACGCTCGGGCAGCCTGAGTCGCTCATCATTGCGGTCCTGTTTGTCTTGCTGATTATCAACCTGGCTTTTCAGTTATCGTTTCAGGTGGAATATGTCGCCGAACGGCTCAAAGAGCCTTATGGCACCATGATTCTTACCATCAGCGCTGTCATCATCGAAGTGGTGATTATTGTCATGATGCTCAGCCATACCTCCTCGACCACCTTGGCCAGAGATGCGATTTACTCCGCGGTGATGCTGGATATCAACGGCATTCTCGGCTTGTGTGCCATTGTCGGCGGCATCAAGTACGGCGAGGTCGAGTACAACGTCAACTCGGGCAATACCTATATTGTCATGATCATGACCGCGCTGGGCATCTCGATGGCCTTGCCCGCTTTTTTGCCGCCTGAGCACTGGCGCGTGTATTCCATGTTCACCATCGTGACCATGAGTGTGTTTTATGCCCTGTTTCTCAAAATGCAAACCGGGCGGCACCGCAATTATTTCAGCTACCGTGACCAGCACCAGGCCATGCTGGAACAGGGCCAGCCTGTGCCGGTGATCAGTACCAATGTCAAATTTTCCATTCTTTACATCCTGGCCGGCATCGTTACCATCGGCTTTCTGTCTGAAGAAATGAGCCTGCATATGGATGCGGGCCTGACTGGCAGCGGCGTGCCGCCGATTGTGGCGGCGATCGTGGTTGCGATTATTGCGGCCAGCCCGGAAGTGCTCACCGCCTTAAAGGCTGCCGTTAATGACCGCATGCAAACCGTGGTCAATATTGCGCTAGGGGCTACCTTGTCTACCGTAATTTTGACGGTGCCGGTGATTGAAGCGATTGCGCTGATTGAGGACAGGCAGCTGATTGTCGGCTTGTCGCCCACGCAGATGGTGATGACGTTTTTGACTTTGATTGTGGCCACCATTAATCTGCATGATGGTGAAACCAATGCGATTGAAGGCATGACGCATTTTGTCTTGTTTATGGCGTTTGCCATGCTGGCATCCCTAGGCATGTGA